In a single window of the Carassius carassius chromosome 26, fCarCar2.1, whole genome shotgun sequence genome:
- the LOC132105478 gene encoding GLIPR1-like protein 1 isoform X1 codes for MNVYLLISVTVLLGLGSCEPVFDITDPAIIEECVREHNKHRTNVKPTAANMRYMTWDEGLAVTARAWARFCVFKHNIYLREVRRVHPTFTSVGENIWAGTQYSSFKPESAVELWKNEDQYYNYDTKKCTDVCGHYTQIVWADSYKVGCAAQVCPNGVAETSFSTKPGIIFVCNYATAGNYRGASPYRRGEPCSGCKQETCASNLCQNSTRDAPQSYNWTPDWDPALSSCASVGCDYQTHILVLLLFACVYCLQHLFAYD; via the exons ATGAATGTCTATCTTCTGATCTCTGTCACAGTTCTGCTAGGTTTGGGTTCCTGCGAGCCGGTCTTTGATATCACGGATCCAGCGATCATTGAGGAATGTGTGAGAGAACACAACAAACACCGCACCAACGTGAAGCCCACGGCCGCAAACATGCGCTACATG acgTGGGATGAAGGCCTGGCGGTGACGGCGCGGGCTTGGGCCAGATTCTGTGtctttaaacataacatttacctCCGAGAGGTGAGAAGAGTACATCCCACATTCACATCTGTGGGAGAAAACATCTGGGCAGGAACGCAATACTCCTCATTCAAACCTGAATCTGCAGTGGAGTTGTGGAAGAACGAAGACCAATATTACAATTACGATACAAAGAAGTGCACAGATGTATGCGGCCACTACACACAG ATTGTCTGGGCAGATTCGTACAAGGTTGGCTGCGCCGCACAAGTGTGTCCCAATGGTGTGGCTGAAACATCCTTCTCAACAAAGCCTGGGATCATTTTTGTGTGCAATTATGCGACAGC AGGAAATTATCGAGGTGCATCTCCGTACAGAAGAGGCGAACCATGCAGCGGCTGCAAACAAGAGACGTGTGCAAGCAACCTCTGTC AAAACTCCACCCGAGATGCGCCGCAGA gttacaATTGGACTCCAGACTGGGACCCAGCACTGTCCTCCTGCGCCTCTGTTGGTTGTGATTATCAGACTCATATTTTAGTCCTGCTTTTGTTTGCCTGCGTTTACTGCCTACAGCACCTGTTTGCATACGACTAG
- the LOC132105478 gene encoding GLIPR1-like protein 1 isoform X2: MNVYLLISVTVLLGLGSCEPVFDITDPAIIEECVREHNKHRTNVKPTAANMRYMTWDEGLAVTARAWARFCVFKHNIYLREVRRVHPTFTSVGENIWAGTQYSSFKPESAVELWKNEDQYYNYDTKKCTDVCGHYTQIVWADSYKVGCAAQVCPNGVAETSFSTKPGIIFVCNYATAGNYRGASPYRRGEPCSGCKQETCASNLCRYNWTPDWDPALSSCASVGCDYQTHILVLLLFACVYCLQHLFAYD, translated from the exons ATGAATGTCTATCTTCTGATCTCTGTCACAGTTCTGCTAGGTTTGGGTTCCTGCGAGCCGGTCTTTGATATCACGGATCCAGCGATCATTGAGGAATGTGTGAGAGAACACAACAAACACCGCACCAACGTGAAGCCCACGGCCGCAAACATGCGCTACATG acgTGGGATGAAGGCCTGGCGGTGACGGCGCGGGCTTGGGCCAGATTCTGTGtctttaaacataacatttacctCCGAGAGGTGAGAAGAGTACATCCCACATTCACATCTGTGGGAGAAAACATCTGGGCAGGAACGCAATACTCCTCATTCAAACCTGAATCTGCAGTGGAGTTGTGGAAGAACGAAGACCAATATTACAATTACGATACAAAGAAGTGCACAGATGTATGCGGCCACTACACACAG ATTGTCTGGGCAGATTCGTACAAGGTTGGCTGCGCCGCACAAGTGTGTCCCAATGGTGTGGCTGAAACATCCTTCTCAACAAAGCCTGGGATCATTTTTGTGTGCAATTATGCGACAGC AGGAAATTATCGAGGTGCATCTCCGTACAGAAGAGGCGAACCATGCAGCGGCTGCAAACAAGAGACGTGTGCAAGCAACCTCTGTC gttacaATTGGACTCCAGACTGGGACCCAGCACTGTCCTCCTGCGCCTCTGTTGGTTGTGATTATCAGACTCATATTTTAGTCCTGCTTTTGTTTGCCTGCGTTTACTGCCTACAGCACCTGTTTGCATACGACTAG